The Ptychodera flava strain L36383 chromosome 14, AS_Pfla_20210202, whole genome shotgun sequence genome segment taaaaatccgacagagatgagtcaatcgcgatttagtttcatcgccccgacccgacaggaaataatgcagctcatgggcacctgcataatcgtggcatgaacgtatccaatgggcGTCCACTGCCTCGGCCATTGACCATGCATGGCCAGCAAaccccggcggtggcagtccccgggttggtgggtacccatgcttgttacccaagtttgaaaagtaccccctttcctagaatatttctgagaaaaacaccccctatttgtggcaaatctgggagaaattagctgtaaaaaacatacccttattttcgaaatctaggaggttagtatgttgacttcaagggttgaccctggaggttgactttgtatacatgtacatacatcacaaatgtttgtcctcacccGCACAATCATCTTCCTTATCCGTTTGGATCTGGAGTTCTCTGGGCATGTATAcgtcatatgtacatacaaatgtacggtactgtttttcattttctttgtgagtgagattagaccagatttagtgtcctagggagattatgaaaggactgcccctaatctcggaggttactctgaaaaagtacccctttttcttgatttcacggacctagaatctccgagatgactgaagaaaaacacccccttttctgtgaatttggtaacgcgcatgggtacccaccaacctggggactgccaccaccgggcagcaaacaacggttttagaCGTCACGATAGCATTCTTTTCGCACTCTGTGACcggttgagtgatttgggtaGGCAATTGGATTTGGATCGGactcgagttgatttcggccgaaaacagtcagaaaagtagtttttcgtgctccgtccaaattggatccgcatgttgccggttttgtccatggcaatcagcagagccgtggtgggaggccgtatagcgccgggaacacacagcatcgtacgcagggctagccacaacatacttccaaaagagATCTATCGTAAAATGTCGTACTACAGGTCAACATACACACCACCCATTCATAtgcctacaggtacacagatcaacaaacaaactgggagaggcaatctgcttgaaaccatgaagcagtccgtttgtgtctgaactcaTCTGAGACTCGTGTTCAGTGACCGATGGTCAAGTAATTTGGTCAGTGGTAAGAATTGTTTATTCATacttgacatcgtaatcgatccgatgtacacaacaaatgtttgatcgtttgcaccttttcGCGTCCCTTCGTGATTGGCAGATGTTCTGTGGACGCTTTGAACAcaacatcgaagcagttttggcatcaaaaatcaacttaaaatggaaaaaatgagagaatttcaccaACAAGTTGATgcaacaagtattcacaaaacgtaatatgttggaacagtgcttaattacaccatggttgttgaaagctccagattttcgggagcattcgttgacgctgttGCCATACGCCACTCatattggattatgaatgcccagggagatagggggtatttataggctccccctgcctttaattACTAAGAAATCCAGGTACATCAGAAATACACGTACTAGAAGCATCATGTAATGTTAGCCATATAGTGAGCAAAAGCAGACTACCAGAGACTCAATGAACTACTGCTATCTGGTATTGGTAATTCACTGGGACTACCACATCAAAAAAGATTTTCAAGCTCTGCATTAATGGAAAGCACAATACAGCAAAAGCTGGGTAATCAAAAATTATTTGGGAGCTTGCAATCTTCTCTTGGAATGATGTAAACAAAATTCTCCGATGTTTAATTTGCAAAGTGAGGTGTTGACCTGATCTTCATTCACAGTAAGCCAACATGAATGCACCATTCCGAGTAAGGTTCACCTGGTTGTCTGATGTACATACAGCTGGCTTTTACATCCCACAAGCACTGACAGTCCCATGCTGACTGAAGCGCTGAGTTACATTCTGCATAGCGCCACCAGTGTTAGAATGTAGGAAAGGGGAGACCAATTATTAGGCTAATATGTCAAATAATTTCCCATGCAGTTGTTCACTACCTTACATCATTacttacttttcttcatcaTGGTGCCACAGTCTCaattttaccaaatatcaaaactgaccGTGACACTGAGCTACAAATCTGGAGTGAGTTGCAGTCATCTCTCATTGAAAGATGTACGCACACCATAGGCCACTGCAGTGAATTAACATTCATGGCCAAAGCAGCACCATGGAATCATGTACCAAATCAATATGTCTGCCAAGTACAAATCATAGACGTGCAAATCATTTACATTcaatgtgattttatttttcatagaaTCTAAACATGATCAAAATTTCTATTTATTAAGGTTGGATTACTCTGATGTTGGATGTCCAGAAGACCTTGGAATCAGTAGCTTACCAGGTAAAGTGTTTCTTGCTTGTTTTGTTATTGAACAATTTATACGTAGTTATTGTCTCTTACTTATTGAATATACATACCAGTGAAATAGTGTTTCAAAGATTTTTGTTGCTTCTTCCCAAATGGTACAAAATAGTGTACTAGAAAAAGAAAGATTATAGGAATTATATTCTTCCTGAGGAAGTTACTGTAAGTATTTTTTTGAGTTGTCTTGTCAGGTAGAGATAGCTATTAAAAAATTGTTTGCTGTTCATTCTGTATGCCACCATTTTGGCTTGCTTTCCCCGTTTGCATCATAGCCTGGCTGGCACTTAAGCTTACACCGACTCTCTTCCTATCTTATTGCCGTTCtccaaacttttaaaattgtgCAAAAACCTAAGTTTATAAGTGTTTTGAATGCTCTGTTTCAGGCTGCAGATTCAAGGATGTTTGGAGAAGTCTGGATGCTGACATAGGTGAGTCAGTCTGTTTGCTAATTAATCTTGAAAAAGTTGAGGACACTTTCTCTTCATTTGACATCTTACATTTGATTAAGCAGCAACATCTGTGTTGCATAACAGTGACTCTAATGATTGTAATTGATGCAGTTCAATAGCTGATATAGGAATTAAGATTTACCGGAGAAGTAAATATAATTACATAATCATAAGAATACAAGAGAAAAGTGATACTATGTGTTggatttttatagtattttatgcTCTAGGTAAATATAAACATTGACACATAATGCCATGATTTAAGATCTGTggtatttaatatttttggtatTGATGATCACATCAACAGAAGATGAAATGCAATAAAGTCTCATGATAGTgaaaggaaaaataaattatttatttcatcatatttttgaGAGTCACAATTGCATCTTATAATGGCAATGTacttcattttcataaaattgttattttgattTAGTTTATATATTGCGTGTTCATTTACAGATTGCCTGAAGGAACAAGAAATCCAAGAAATATTTGTGCTGTGTACGAGGGGTGAAATGACAAAATACCGAGTACCTCGTCTTCTTCAAGAATACCATAAAGAGGACTTCACTGTGCATCACTATGCATTTCCTGATGGCAGTGTTCCGCCAATTGCAAATTGCATGAAACTCTTAGAAGAGTTGCGAGTCTGTTTGATGTCTGGAAGGAGATCCCTGATACACTGTTATGGTGGTCTTGGCAGGTAAGACCAAATAAACATACTGATTTCACCTCACATCACtgagaaagaaaacattttgcTTTGTTCATTCACTTGCTACATCTCGTGTATTGATACTTCCCATCATGAGATTATTAAGGCTGATAGGATATGTTGTTCTTACAGCTCTAGTAACCAACACTTTTGGACATTTTTTGTTGTCTTTATGCTATGTACAAACTGCTGCTTATTGATTTATTACAGTCTTTAGAGTATGGTGAAATTCCTGGAATTCAATTTGCCAAGCACTGACCGGAACTTCCAactggaaagtccttgaattttaaagcctccaggaaaatccttgaaaatgaaattgagtcttggaatgttctggaaaattgataatctacctatgattttcaaaaattactagATGATCAGCAGTGATATGCTAAAAATTATATATCGCAGAAATGATATCTGGACAATGGTATGCAGGACATTTTTAACAAAACCTACAaagggcgccctctatgttAACAGTACTGAAAAGCTGAACAGTTTTCCGTGGCTGTTATTTTGATGGCTTTGTGTCAATAGGTATTAATTCAATTCTATTGACTATTTGAAATCTAGCATTCAAAACACAGCATATCTAAGATGTTTATTGTTGTGCATCATATAGCTTAAAAGTCACTTACATTTCAAGTTTTCACAAATGCAATGTGCATGAGGTCATAGTCTCAACTGAAGGCACAGAACCTGCTCTGTAGAACTGAATGTTCCATTTTCACAGTTGATTTGACTTTGTTCTTATTGTCTTTGTACAGGTCATGTGTGGTTGCTGTGTGTCTTATGCTGATGATGGATGAAAACATGGAAGTGGAAGAAGCAATTCAGAGGGTACGGACTTTGAGGGGATCGGGTGCCATACAAACAGTAAAGGTATGTATATTCTCAGGTTGACTTTGATTAAACaatgcaaaatatcaatttattactATAATACTATTGATTTCAACAACATTTGTTTCTGAACATAACATACGTCATTTGGACTTCCTGTCTTATAGAGAGGGTAAAGTTCATTGAACCTCCACAAGATTTGTTCTTTCAGGCTTGTACTGTATGTAATTGTGTGATTTTGTCACTTTCATAGGTCATATACGAATATTTTacactttgatttttttccattttctccACCAGCAATACAACTTTGTCCATGACTTTCGTAAAATCATGAAGGAGTATGAAGCTACCAAAGAAGGACAACCACGTTCGCTGTCACGATAACCATGATCTAACAAACAATAGCAGAGATCAAACAGTTATGCTCAGACTTATCATAGCTGAAATCTAACCATGTCCATATTTATGAGAACTGATATACTGTATTTCAGTGAAAACTGAAAGTTCTGATTCCACTGTCACTTTCAGGTTACTTTGTTGTCATGCCAACCATAAGCTATATTTACACCTGTGTAATTTCTATATATTTTCAGTAAATGTTTATTCTTAATTTAGCTTGCTTTAACATGTTTTTTGAGTTATAAAGCCTTTGACTTCATGAAATAACTATATCTATAAATCTCATTTTCTTTCCGTTAAAGTTTAGCAACTCATAGTCAAGTTTCTTTATCATTCATGAATTTTTATGAAAGATTAATTATATATAAGTTTGCGGGAAAGGGATGGGGTACAACCtgacttattttattcatgaaGGATCAGTTTGTTTTATGTCAACTGTCAACTTACTAGATTTTATAAGGTGCTTTAGATTTTAAGATATATGATTTTTTCAGGGTAAttgatgttttcatttcaagTATTTTGATTGAACTTTGTTTTATTACACTGAATGACGGAGTCACGTAATTGAGTTGAGTACATCAAAGGATGTAACTATAGTCAAGAGTgacgtgaaaaaaattgtcagtgtTTTTATCTTGAAAGATTGAAAGAGACCGCTTCATAATTGAAAGATGCATGGTTTTGTGATTGAATGATATTACTACTTTAGTAAATGCAATTTTCTCTCCTTAAAATGTTTGCTCTAAATAATCATATGTGCATCACCTGCAAACGTCCAAGAAGTATGGACTCAACCATGCTACAGTGTGAATCAGCTACTAGAAACTGTTTGGTCTA includes the following:
- the LOC139149232 gene encoding cyclin-dependent kinase inhibitor 3-like, with product MVRLGDQRGAMSNFDSSDEEGDCDLTPFKIDWLDYSDVGCPEDLGISSLPGCRFKDVWRSLDADIDCLKEQEIQEIFVLCTRGEMTKYRVPRLLQEYHKEDFTVHHYAFPDGSVPPIANCMKLLEELRVCLMSGRRSLIHCYGGLGRSCVVAVCLMLMMDENMEVEEAIQRVRTLRGSGAIQTVKQYNFVHDFRKIMKEYEATKEGQPRSLSR